A region from the Desulfitobacterium dehalogenans ATCC 51507 genome encodes:
- a CDS encoding AraC family transcriptional regulator: MKQEMRIVKYDAELKVEAYHFQGIMQKFPNHFHEYYVIGFIEKGQRFLSCKNKEYTIEPGDLLIFNPRDNHTCEQIDGKTLDYRCINIQPEIMSKAVLEITGKEYLPYFTTQVVFHSELVSILRELHQMLMEEEKDFRKEELFFFLLEQLIEEYTEQTVPAENIKLSTETRAICEFLEKHYMETITLADLCNLTGLSKYYLLRSFTKQKGISPYSYLETIRIDKAKKMLEKGMLPINVALSTGFTDQSHFSNFFKKFIGLTPKQYMSIFKDSQS; this comes from the coding sequence ATGAAACAGGAAATGAGAATCGTAAAATATGACGCTGAATTGAAAGTTGAAGCCTATCATTTTCAAGGGATTATGCAGAAGTTTCCCAACCATTTTCATGAGTATTATGTGATTGGGTTTATTGAAAAAGGTCAGAGGTTTTTATCCTGCAAAAATAAGGAATATACCATTGAGCCGGGTGATCTTCTGATCTTCAATCCCCGCGACAATCATACGTGCGAACAAATTGATGGCAAAACATTGGATTATCGCTGTATCAATATCCAGCCGGAAATTATGAGTAAGGCGGTCTTGGAAATAACAGGGAAAGAGTATTTGCCCTATTTTACCACTCAAGTCGTTTTTCATAGCGAATTGGTTTCTATACTCCGGGAGCTGCACCAAATGCTTATGGAGGAAGAAAAAGATTTCAGGAAAGAGGAACTATTTTTCTTCCTTTTAGAGCAGCTAATAGAAGAGTATACAGAGCAGACAGTACCGGCAGAAAATATAAAACTAAGCACGGAAACAAGGGCTATCTGTGAATTCTTGGAAAAGCATTACATGGAAACTATCACCCTGGCTGACTTATGCAATTTGACTGGGCTGAGTAAATACTATCTGCTTCGTTCCTTCACAAAGCAAAAAGGCATCTCCCCCTATAGCTATTTGGAAACGATACGGATTGATAAAGCAAAGAAAATGCTGGAGAAGGGGATGTTGCCAATTAACGTGGCGCTATCGACCGGGTTTACCGATCAAAGCCATTTTTCTAACTTTTTCAAAAAGTTTATAGGGCTAACCCCAAAACAATATATGAGCATTTTTAAGGATTCTCAAAGCTGA
- a CDS encoding M42 family metallopeptidase: MPYDHKPLDYTLLERLTQCFGPSGVEGRVTSLIAEEIRPYCDEINTDALGNLIAVRRGTGKKIMIAAHADEIGVMITHIDEKGFLRFAPIGGVSIQGLPHRRVEFQNGVIGTIGVEKLEKPSDLKLNKLYIDIGSASFEESKAKVQVGESAVFVGRFHKQEKRLTSKALDDRVGCFIAIEVLKRLQTLHEVYFVFTVQEEVGVRGAQTAAFALEPDLALAVDVTGTGDTPKSHPMDVKLGYGAAIKVFDRSMITHPKIKSWMAQTAEQNHIPYQWEVLEYGGTDSGAIHLTKGGIPSGVVSIPTRYIHSPSETVDQGDIEGAAQLLLALLEGPAEL, translated from the coding sequence ATGCCATACGATCACAAACCTTTGGATTATACACTTTTGGAGCGATTAACCCAATGCTTTGGTCCATCGGGTGTTGAAGGAAGAGTGACATCCCTTATTGCTGAAGAAATTCGTCCCTACTGTGATGAAATAAACACGGATGCCTTGGGAAACCTTATTGCAGTACGTCGGGGAACAGGCAAAAAAATTATGATTGCAGCCCATGCCGATGAAATCGGGGTGATGATCACTCATATTGATGAGAAGGGTTTTTTGCGTTTTGCCCCTATTGGCGGTGTCTCAATTCAGGGGTTACCTCACCGCCGGGTTGAGTTTCAAAATGGAGTCATTGGAACCATCGGGGTAGAAAAACTTGAAAAACCAAGCGATTTAAAGCTGAATAAGCTCTATATCGATATCGGATCCGCATCCTTTGAGGAAAGTAAAGCTAAGGTTCAGGTAGGAGAAAGCGCTGTCTTTGTGGGACGCTTCCACAAACAAGAAAAGCGCCTTACCTCAAAAGCTCTGGATGACAGGGTGGGATGCTTTATCGCTATCGAAGTGCTGAAACGTCTCCAAACTCTGCATGAAGTGTATTTTGTCTTTACAGTACAGGAAGAGGTGGGGGTTCGTGGTGCTCAAACCGCGGCCTTTGCCCTGGAACCCGATTTAGCCCTTGCTGTGGATGTTACCGGAACGGGGGACACCCCCAAGTCCCACCCTATGGATGTGAAGCTGGGATATGGTGCAGCGATTAAAGTATTTGACCGTTCTATGATTACCCACCCCAAGATTAAGTCGTGGATGGCTCAAACCGCTGAACAGAATCATATTCCTTATCAATGGGAGGTTCTAGAATATGGCGGTACAGATTCCGGGGCTATCCATCTGACCAAGGGAGGAATCCCTTCCGGGGTCGTGTCCATTCCCACCCGCTATATCCATAGTCCCTCGGAAACTGTGGATCAAGGGGATATTGAGGGAGCTGCACAATTGCTTCTGGCTCTCCTGGAAGGACCTGCTGAATTGTAA
- a CDS encoding M42 family metallopeptidase — MLLKTLSELNGTSGDEKEIRRTLATELEPFVHSASIDKMGNLIVQKNPQISGPKVMIAAHMDEVALMVTSITSDGFLKFQPVGGIDPRILLSKPLKINALMGVIGAKAIHLQKPKEREQALKIEQLYIDIGAKSKEEAEKHVKIGDYAYFFTETETLGQGYLKGKAFDDRVGCAILAELLRRDYSINLVGAFTVQEEVGLRGATVAAYHVQPDFAIVLEGTVSAHMMEVEEGEWVTEPGKGPALSIMDSSTLYRPQLLRQVIDLAEKMGIPYQLRRGHSGGNDAGRIHLTREGIPTIAISIPCRYIHSTVSVLAEKDIENALGLVDGILKAIPHEFSFH; from the coding sequence ATGCTACTAAAGACATTATCAGAACTCAATGGTACCTCGGGAGATGAAAAGGAAATCCGCCGTACCCTTGCCACGGAATTAGAACCTTTCGTGCATTCTGCGAGTATAGACAAAATGGGCAACCTCATCGTCCAAAAGAATCCCCAGATTTCAGGTCCCAAGGTGATGATAGCTGCCCATATGGATGAAGTAGCTCTAATGGTGACCTCCATCACCAGTGATGGATTCCTTAAGTTTCAACCCGTTGGCGGTATCGATCCACGGATATTGCTCTCTAAGCCCCTAAAGATTAACGCCTTGATGGGTGTTATCGGTGCCAAAGCAATTCACCTGCAGAAACCCAAAGAGCGGGAGCAAGCCTTGAAAATCGAGCAACTGTATATTGACATCGGTGCCAAATCTAAAGAAGAAGCAGAAAAACATGTAAAGATAGGGGATTATGCCTATTTTTTTACGGAGACAGAAACCCTGGGCCAAGGATATCTAAAGGGCAAAGCCTTTGATGATCGTGTAGGCTGCGCCATACTTGCCGAACTATTAAGAAGAGATTATTCCATTAATCTCGTCGGCGCTTTCACTGTACAAGAAGAAGTAGGGCTCCGGGGGGCAACAGTAGCTGCTTACCATGTCCAGCCGGATTTTGCTATTGTTCTTGAAGGAACTGTATCTGCCCATATGATGGAAGTAGAAGAAGGGGAGTGGGTTACAGAACCGGGAAAAGGTCCCGCACTCTCCATCATGGATAGCTCCACTTTATATCGGCCGCAACTTCTCCGGCAAGTGATCGACCTTGCAGAAAAGATGGGCATTCCTTATCAATTGCGCAGAGGGCATAGCGGGGGAAATGATGCTGGAAGAATTCATCTGACCCGTGAAGGTATTCCCACCATCGCCATCAGCATTCCCTGCCGGTATATTCACTCCACAGTTTCTGTCTTGGCCGAAAAGGATATTGAGAATGCCCTGGGTTTAGTGGACGGTATCTTAAAGGCTATTCCTCACGAGTTTTCTTTCCATTGA
- a CDS encoding M42 family metallopeptidase translates to MNNAQLSSAKNFLKQLSENSGVSGYEQSLAPLVLESFTPLADHVRQDSLGNIYAHKKGTQGRYKIMLAAHMDEIGLMVKGIEPSGFIRFTAVGGVDQRTLLSQEVIIHGRKPILGVIGSIPPHLMTTDEEKAVKIEQMGIDVGMPSEQIKEVIQVGDIITLRRKTLELLNHVLAGKSFDDRAGVVVMKICLEELQRLQHVHDVIAVSTIQEELGYRGATTGAYTLNPDLAIAIDATHASTPDTKGQVERELGKGPAIALGPNIHPLVYEELLKAAKEARIPYQILPVPGRSGTDAWAIQVAQAGVPTGLVSIPLRYMHTSVETIDMQDVILTGKLLAYFIAGLPEDLEGRICY, encoded by the coding sequence TTGAATAACGCGCAATTATCCAGCGCGAAGAATTTTTTAAAACAACTCTCGGAAAATTCCGGTGTATCAGGATATGAACAAAGTCTGGCTCCTTTAGTTCTGGAATCATTCACTCCTTTAGCCGACCACGTCCGCCAGGATTCCTTGGGTAATATTTATGCTCATAAAAAGGGGACTCAGGGACGATATAAAATTATGCTGGCAGCCCATATGGATGAAATAGGCCTCATGGTAAAAGGGATCGAGCCAAGCGGATTCATTCGTTTTACCGCAGTGGGGGGAGTGGACCAGCGCACCCTGCTTTCTCAAGAGGTTATCATACATGGCAGGAAACCTATTCTTGGGGTCATAGGCTCCATTCCACCTCATTTAATGACCACGGATGAAGAAAAAGCAGTAAAAATTGAACAGATGGGAATAGATGTGGGAATGCCCTCTGAGCAGATCAAAGAGGTCATTCAGGTAGGAGATATCATCACCCTACGGCGGAAAACCTTGGAATTGCTGAATCATGTCCTAGCCGGTAAATCCTTTGATGACCGAGCAGGAGTGGTCGTCATGAAAATATGTCTGGAAGAATTGCAAAGACTGCAACATGTTCATGATGTCATTGCGGTCAGCACGATTCAGGAAGAACTTGGGTACAGGGGGGCAACCACCGGTGCTTATACCTTAAATCCGGATTTGGCCATTGCTATCGATGCAACTCATGCCAGCACACCGGATACCAAGGGACAAGTGGAAAGAGAGTTAGGGAAAGGGCCAGCTATTGCCTTAGGTCCTAATATCCATCCTTTAGTCTATGAAGAATTGCTTAAGGCAGCAAAAGAAGCTCGTATTCCCTATCAGATATTACCTGTTCCAGGTCGCAGCGGCACGGATGCCTGGGCTATTCAGGTGGCTCAAGCCGGTGTACCTACGGGCTTAGTGTCCATACCTTTACGCTATATGCATACCTCCGTAGAAACTATAGATATGCAGGATGTGATCCTTACCGGAAAACTGCTGGCCTATTTTATTGCCGGACTTCCTGAAGACTTGGAGGGAAGAATATGCTACTAA
- the pepV gene encoding dipeptidase PepV, whose amino-acid sequence MNLEILNQQIDGLKDELIKAVQDCIQFKSVKDMDHASPGAPFGPGIRDCLEWTLSLGESLGFDVKNIDGYAGQIEMGAGELLGILGHLDVVPEGDGWSVPPYSGAVMNGRIYGRGAIDDKGPTLAALFAMKAIKDAKIPLNKKVRLILGTDEESGWEDMDYYKQKEDIPVIGFAPDAEFPLIHAEKGILHLEFSKQFNPLPHLREIQGGERANVVPDSCRVVLNGFTREDLSQKLSHYTFPEGVTGKLETSSGEDGLILMFKGVGAHGSLPQKGKNAVLHALQFLASLDLSQEEAELIHWLNNRPGKGYFGEGFNVAFADEPSGKLSLNLGIMDLSARHIRFVIDVRYPVTIKEDQILKPVAACGQEIGLQMLTLSHQKAHHVPKDSPLVKSLLKAYSDVTGLEAYAFAIGGGTYAKVLPQGVAFGPLLPGEPEVIHCPDEYMAIDSLILACKVYAQAILNLAGA is encoded by the coding sequence ATGAACCTTGAAATTCTTAACCAACAAATTGACGGTCTTAAAGATGAACTGATCAAAGCAGTCCAGGACTGCATCCAATTCAAAAGTGTCAAAGATATGGACCATGCTTCCCCAGGGGCTCCCTTCGGGCCCGGGATCAGGGATTGTTTGGAGTGGACCTTGAGCCTCGGCGAAAGTTTAGGATTTGATGTCAAAAATATTGATGGATATGCCGGTCAGATAGAGATGGGTGCCGGGGAACTTCTGGGCATCCTAGGGCATTTGGACGTGGTTCCAGAGGGGGATGGCTGGTCTGTCCCTCCTTATAGCGGAGCTGTTATGAATGGTCGAATATATGGTCGGGGAGCAATTGACGATAAAGGACCTACTCTGGCAGCTCTCTTCGCCATGAAAGCCATTAAAGATGCCAAAATCCCACTGAATAAGAAAGTACGCCTGATTCTCGGTACGGATGAAGAATCTGGCTGGGAAGATATGGATTATTACAAGCAGAAAGAAGATATACCTGTCATAGGGTTTGCTCCGGATGCTGAATTTCCTTTGATACACGCTGAGAAAGGTATCCTCCACCTGGAATTCAGCAAACAATTCAATCCATTACCCCATCTCAGGGAAATCCAGGGAGGGGAACGGGCCAACGTGGTTCCCGATTCCTGCAGGGTTGTTCTTAATGGGTTTACTCGGGAAGATCTTTCGCAGAAGCTTTCCCATTACACTTTCCCGGAGGGAGTCACGGGAAAACTAGAGACATCTTCAGGAGAGGATGGACTGATCCTTATGTTTAAGGGAGTGGGGGCTCATGGCAGCCTCCCGCAAAAGGGTAAGAATGCCGTACTCCATGCTCTTCAATTCCTCGCAAGCCTGGATCTGAGCCAAGAGGAGGCTGAACTCATTCACTGGTTAAATAACAGGCCGGGAAAGGGATATTTTGGGGAAGGCTTTAATGTTGCTTTTGCTGATGAACCCTCAGGAAAACTAAGTTTAAATTTAGGCATTATGGATCTTTCCGCCCGACATATTCGCTTTGTTATAGATGTAAGATATCCTGTAACCATTAAGGAAGATCAGATCCTCAAGCCGGTTGCAGCATGTGGGCAGGAGATCGGGCTACAAATGCTAACCCTGAGCCATCAGAAGGCCCACCATGTTCCGAAGGATAGCCCTTTGGTAAAGTCTCTTTTAAAGGCTTATTCCGATGTGACAGGCCTTGAAGCTTATGCCTTTGCTATTGGAGGGGGAACTTATGCTAAGGTATTACCCCAAGGAGTAGCTTTTGGCCCCTTACTTCCAGGGGAACCGGAGGTCATTCATTGTCCGGATGAATATATGGCTATTGACAGTCTAATCCTGGCATGCAAGGTCTATGCTCAAGCGATTTTGAATCTGGCAGGAGCTTAA
- a CDS encoding penicillin-binding protein has product MKRNYFSREKILYIFLILSAAIIVGRLFMLQVIDASELKAKGIERRTSSESLQPERGKILDAQGNVLAQSIPVKEVYGDPRAINDLIEKEQTNWTKEDIAVKLSEVLGIDKDAILEKLNKDLAWVNIANHVSLEKTEEIKALKLPGIGFSDQQKRVYPMDRLAASVLGIVTLDGKGAEGLESFYDKELYGTPGYSSQQSLLNPSQLNEPAMKGADLQLTLESTIQHLIEQQLDQLLETTQGKHIAILAMDPMTGRILGMGSRPSYNPNDYSSTQPEERRNLTISMSYEPGSTFKIITGAAALEEGTLKPDDLFEDPGYIQIGPRYITNWDSDFRPHGEVTFTKGMMLSSNVVLAKVGMNLGKETFYTYLKAFGFGSRTGIDITGEESGLLVPQNEARDIDMATMSFGQANLVTPVQLLTAISSIANGGTLYKPYIVDKITFPDGTIQQNNPQPIRQVISKSTAEQMTAVLEAVVDEGTGGRAKIPGIRVAGKTGTAQKVDPETGGYSKTDFIASFAAYAPTDNPKIAILILIDTPQGESHQGGTLAGPVAKTIIEGTLQYYGIPVSSETQSAVSEIPEISFERPAPGEVIPERTPLKGETIVPDLTGLTMRQAGEKLAEAELHFHFSGTGLVGGQNPQPGKIVNAGTVVNVEFSTLDEILEQTEEPPPSP; this is encoded by the coding sequence ATGAAACGTAACTATTTTTCTCGAGAAAAAATTCTTTATATATTCTTAATTCTATCGGCGGCTATCATCGTCGGTCGGTTATTTATGCTACAGGTTATCGATGCCTCTGAGCTCAAGGCCAAAGGGATCGAAAGAAGAACCAGTAGTGAAAGTCTGCAGCCTGAAAGGGGAAAAATCTTAGATGCTCAAGGCAATGTCTTAGCCCAAAGTATACCTGTCAAAGAGGTCTATGGGGATCCACGGGCTATCAATGATCTCATTGAGAAAGAGCAAACCAATTGGACTAAAGAAGATATAGCCGTGAAACTTAGTGAAGTATTAGGTATAGACAAAGATGCTATCCTGGAAAAACTAAATAAAGACCTGGCTTGGGTAAATATTGCCAACCATGTGAGTCTGGAAAAAACTGAGGAAATCAAGGCACTCAAGCTGCCGGGTATCGGGTTTAGCGACCAACAGAAACGTGTCTATCCAATGGATAGGTTAGCTGCATCCGTGTTAGGGATTGTGACCTTAGATGGGAAAGGGGCCGAAGGGTTGGAATCCTTTTATGATAAGGAACTCTATGGTACCCCAGGCTATTCCTCACAGCAATCTCTCCTTAATCCTTCTCAGCTTAATGAGCCTGCTATGAAAGGGGCAGATCTGCAGCTTACCTTGGAATCAACGATACAGCATCTTATTGAGCAGCAATTAGATCAGCTTTTGGAGACGACCCAAGGAAAACATATAGCCATTTTGGCTATGGATCCCATGACGGGGAGGATTTTGGGAATGGGATCACGACCTTCCTACAATCCCAATGACTATTCATCCACTCAGCCCGAAGAACGCCGCAATTTGACCATCAGTATGTCTTATGAACCCGGTTCCACCTTTAAAATCATCACGGGTGCTGCAGCATTGGAAGAGGGAACTTTGAAGCCGGATGATCTCTTTGAAGACCCGGGCTACATACAAATTGGTCCACGTTACATAACCAACTGGGACTCCGATTTCCGACCTCATGGAGAAGTGACATTTACCAAAGGAATGATGCTCTCTTCCAATGTGGTTCTGGCTAAAGTAGGGATGAATTTAGGTAAAGAAACCTTTTATACTTACCTAAAAGCTTTTGGCTTCGGAAGCCGGACGGGGATTGATATCACCGGGGAAGAAAGCGGGCTCCTCGTCCCTCAGAATGAGGCTCGGGATATTGATATGGCCACCATGTCCTTCGGGCAGGCTAACCTGGTTACTCCCGTTCAGCTGTTAACAGCAATATCCAGTATTGCCAATGGTGGAACTCTCTACAAACCCTATATCGTTGATAAAATTACTTTTCCAGACGGAACCATTCAACAGAATAATCCGCAACCCATTCGCCAAGTTATCTCTAAATCAACGGCAGAACAGATGACAGCCGTTCTTGAAGCGGTGGTCGATGAGGGTACCGGCGGAAGAGCAAAAATCCCCGGCATTCGGGTAGCCGGCAAGACAGGAACCGCCCAAAAAGTGGATCCGGAAACCGGAGGATATTCCAAAACGGATTTTATCGCTTCTTTCGCAGCCTATGCCCCTACAGATAACCCTAAGATTGCTATTCTGATCCTCATCGATACCCCTCAGGGAGAGAGTCATCAGGGGGGAACCTTAGCAGGACCTGTTGCCAAAACGATTATCGAAGGGACACTCCAATATTATGGTATTCCTGTGTCCAGTGAAACTCAAAGTGCTGTGAGTGAGATACCGGAAATAAGCTTTGAACGCCCCGCACCGGGGGAAGTCATCCCTGAACGGACACCTTTAAAAGGGGAGACCATTGTCCCTGATTTAACGGGGTTAACCATGCGGCAGGCAGGGGAGAAACTGGCAGAAGCAGAGCTTCATTTTCATTTCTCCGGAACAGGTCTTGTTGGGGGACAAAATCCACAGCCCGGAAAGATAGTCAACGCGGGTACAGTGGTTAATGTTGAATTTTCCACCTTGGATGAAATTTTAGAACAAACAGAAGAACCGCCACCCTCACCCTAA
- a CDS encoding rhomboid family intramembrane serine protease, which translates to MRGLHEDLWSIEKDSDQWIIARKEENGLLFAFFKKGSPLEGPQASFSAYPSTKHWEAIILCPEGLSSQDLTQPSLKGIQAWFIDLQTGSIFASPATAKREHLNRVLSYLESDSQGSSVGDSSEVIRSKEAQRRPYLTYTLIAINLIVFALMTLAGGSTRTGVLILFGAKVNALIIQGEYWRLFTSMFLHIGFLHLAFNLYALWALGPIAEELLGRIRYITVYILSGILGSVASFLFTDAISAGASGAIFGILGALVVYSRRKPFLWKSGFGKSLAVVILINLSLGFFQTGIDVYAHMGGLVSGMLLTWIFSMK; encoded by the coding sequence ATTCGCGGGCTTCATGAGGATCTTTGGTCCATTGAGAAGGATTCGGATCAGTGGATTATTGCCCGTAAAGAGGAGAATGGACTGCTTTTTGCTTTTTTTAAGAAAGGTTCTCCCTTGGAAGGACCTCAGGCTTCATTCTCGGCATATCCTTCCACAAAGCATTGGGAAGCGATTATCTTATGTCCGGAAGGCTTGTCTTCCCAGGATCTAACCCAACCTTCTTTAAAAGGAATTCAAGCCTGGTTTATTGATCTACAGACAGGGTCCATTTTTGCTTCCCCGGCAACGGCCAAAAGAGAGCATTTAAATAGGGTATTGTCCTATCTTGAATCCGATTCTCAAGGCTCCTCCGTGGGGGATTCTTCAGAAGTCATAAGGTCTAAGGAAGCTCAACGACGTCCGTATTTAACCTACACTCTCATCGCCATAAACCTTATTGTCTTCGCCTTGATGACCTTAGCTGGGGGCTCCACTCGAACCGGAGTTCTGATTTTATTTGGTGCTAAAGTCAATGCACTCATTATTCAGGGTGAATATTGGCGGTTATTTACAAGCATGTTCCTGCATATTGGTTTTCTTCATCTAGCTTTTAATCTTTATGCACTATGGGCTTTAGGACCTATTGCCGAAGAATTGCTGGGACGAATTCGTTATATCACGGTTTATATTCTCAGCGGAATCCTGGGTTCGGTTGCCAGTTTTCTTTTTACAGATGCTATTTCCGCCGGGGCTTCAGGGGCGATTTTTGGTATCTTAGGTGCTTTAGTGGTTTATTCCCGCCGTAAGCCCTTTCTTTGGAAATCGGGTTTTGGGAAAAGTCTGGCAGTCGTTATTTTGATTAATTTAAGCCTTGGCTTTTTTCAAACAGGAATCGATGTTTATGCCCATATGGGAGGCCTAGTAAGCGGTATGCTTTTAACTTGGATATTTTCCATGAAATAA
- a CDS encoding ferredoxin family protein, protein MKLDDKLYLVRFNTDKLNHIKIINGDLCLKCKDRVCTFICPAHVYDWDEEENRIAVGYEGCLECGTCRVACPHGNIQWDYPRGGFGVSWKNG, encoded by the coding sequence ATGAAATTAGATGATAAATTGTATTTGGTGCGCTTTAACACAGACAAATTAAATCACATTAAAATCATCAACGGAGATCTTTGTTTAAAGTGCAAAGACAGGGTATGTACTTTTATTTGCCCTGCCCATGTCTACGACTGGGATGAAGAAGAGAACCGTATTGCCGTTGGGTATGAAGGCTGTCTGGAATGCGGTACCTGCCGTGTAGCTTGCCCTCATGGCAATATTCAATGGGATTATCCACGGGGCGGTTTCGGAGTCTCCTGGAAGAACGGTTGA
- a CDS encoding FAD-dependent oxidoreductase, whose protein sequence is MEKFDVIVVGGGPAGLSAAISAAQAGMKTAVIERGDYPGTKNVMGGVLYTQATNEVVPDFWKEAPLERPVIEQRYAFLSKDEILTAGYRDPAWGQTPYNAHTVLRVKFDRWLADQAVKAGAMIITETLVEDLLYHGDDVVGVRTGRAEGDLGAKVVILAEGANNFLACKAGLAKPLRPENMAVVVKEIIELPPEKIEDRFCLESHEGATIELFGDSTDGMMGTSFIYTNKNSLSIGVGAMVHSMSEKGWSPNDLLENLKAKPYVKRLLQGGETKEYLAHLIPEGGYNAIPKLYRQGVMVVGDTAMFVNGLNREGSNLAMVSGKIAGKVAAEAIQSGDISAHGMSVYETRLRDSFVIKDLYKFRKLMPFIESNPHLLGQYPEILNQAARMYFTADGTPKAQVFSNIMDMMFKKRTKTGLVKDMFNAWRALK, encoded by the coding sequence ATGGAAAAGTTTGATGTAATCGTCGTTGGAGGCGGTCCTGCCGGCCTATCTGCTGCCATTAGTGCCGCACAAGCCGGAATGAAGACTGCTGTTATTGAACGGGGAGACTATCCCGGTACTAAAAATGTTATGGGTGGGGTACTCTATACTCAGGCTACCAATGAAGTGGTACCTGACTTTTGGAAGGAAGCTCCGTTGGAAAGACCGGTTATCGAGCAACGCTACGCTTTCTTAAGCAAAGATGAAATACTCACCGCCGGTTATCGCGATCCGGCCTGGGGACAAACACCTTATAATGCTCACACAGTATTAAGGGTAAAATTTGACCGCTGGCTGGCCGATCAAGCTGTTAAGGCTGGGGCTATGATCATCACTGAGACTCTGGTTGAGGATCTCCTCTATCACGGCGATGATGTGGTCGGTGTTCGCACAGGTCGTGCTGAAGGAGACCTGGGAGCTAAAGTTGTCATCTTAGCGGAAGGGGCTAATAATTTCTTAGCTTGCAAGGCTGGGCTTGCCAAGCCTCTGCGCCCTGAGAATATGGCCGTTGTGGTTAAAGAAATTATTGAACTTCCCCCTGAGAAAATCGAAGATCGCTTCTGCCTGGAGTCTCATGAAGGGGCAACCATCGAACTTTTCGGTGATTCTACGGATGGAATGATGGGAACATCCTTCATCTATACCAACAAAAACTCCCTCTCCATTGGGGTTGGGGCCATGGTTCACTCTATGTCTGAAAAGGGATGGTCACCTAATGATCTCTTGGAAAACTTAAAAGCTAAACCTTATGTAAAAAGATTGCTGCAAGGTGGGGAAACCAAGGAATACTTGGCTCACCTGATCCCGGAAGGCGGTTACAATGCTATACCGAAGCTTTATCGCCAAGGGGTTATGGTAGTTGGTGATACAGCCATGTTCGTTAACGGTTTGAATCGTGAAGGCTCCAACTTAGCTATGGTTTCTGGTAAAATTGCCGGAAAAGTAGCTGCTGAAGCCATTCAATCCGGAGATATCAGTGCACATGGTATGAGTGTCTATGAGACCCGTCTCCGTGACTCTTTTGTTATCAAAGACCTTTATAAGTTTAGAAAGCTCATGCCTTTCATAGAGTCCAATCCTCATTTGCTGGGCCAATATCCTGAAATCCTTAACCAAGCAGCTCGGATGTACTTCACTGCAGATGGCACACCGAAGGCACAAGTGTTCAGCAATATAATGGATATGATGTTTAAGAAGCGGACCAAGACTGGGCTTGTCAAAGATATGTTTAATGCTTGGAGGGCACTGAAATGA